Below is a window of Diaminobutyricibacter sp. McL0608 DNA.
CCCGGGAAGTCGAGGTACGCGGGGGTGTCTTCGAGGCGCACCGGGATGGTCTCCGCCAGTCGACCGGACGGGTTCACCGCACCGACGAGTACGTCGGCGATCGCGCCGCCGCCGGCCTGGCCGAGAAGCCAGCCCTCGACGATCGCCGATGCGCGCCCCGCCCAGCCGGAGAGCCGCACGACTCCACCGTTGGACAGGACCACTGCGACCCGTGCGTTCGCGGCGAGCACCGCTTCGAGCAGCGCGGTCTGCGCCGCGGGGATCTCGAGGTGGTCGCGGTCGAAGCCTTCCGACTCGTCCTCGCCCGGCAGGCCGACGAACACGACGGCGACATCGGCGGCGGCTGCGACAGCCACCGCTTCGTCGAGGAGGCCCGCGTCGTCCGCGCCGCCGAGCGCGTACCCCGGGGCGAACGTGACGTCGGTCGATCCGGCGAGCGCACGGAACTCATCCAGTGCGTTGTCCAGCCGGGTCGGCACGATCTGCGAGCTGCCGGCGCCCTGGTACCGCGGCGTGCGCGCGAATTCGCCGATCACGGCCACCTTCGCACCCGACGTCGGGTCGATCGGGAGGATGCCGTCGTTCGTGAGCAGCACGATGCTGCGGCCGGCGGCCTCGCGAGCGAGCGCGTGGTGCACGTCGCGGTCGTAGTCGGCAGACGCATCCGCCCCGTTCACCGCTTTCTCGATCAGGTCGATGACGCGGTTCGCGCCCGTGTCGAGCACTGACTCGTCGAGCTCGCCCGAGGCGACCGCTGCGACGAGCAGCGCATCCGTGACGCCGTTGCTCGACGGCATCTCGAGGTCGAGACCCGCGACCAGCGCATCCACCCGGTTGTTCACAGCGCCCCAGTCCGAGACGACGAGACCGTCGAAACCCCACTCGTCGCGCAGGACGCTGGTCAGCAGCCACGGGTTCTCGCTCGCGTACACGCCGTTGATGCGGTTGTACGAGCACATGACCGTCCACGGCTGGGCGTGCTCGACGACGTGCTGGAAGCCGCGCAGGTAGATCTCGCGCAGGGGGCGCTCGTCGATGTCGGCGCTCACGCGCATCCGGTCGGTCTCCTGGTTGTTGGCGGCGAAGTGCTTCAGCGAGGCACCGACGCCGCGCGCCTGGAGGCCGTCGACGAGGGCTGCGCCGAGGCGGCCGCTGAGGATGGGGTCCTCCGACAGGTACTCGAAGTTGCGACCGCAGAGAGGGGAGCGCTTGATGTTGATGCCGGGGCCGAGCAGCACACCGACGCCTTCGGCTTTCGCCTCGTCGCCTAGGGCGTTGCCCACGCGCTCGAGCAGCTGCGGGTCCCAGGTGGATCCGAGAGCGACCGCGGGCGGGAAGCAGGTCGCGGGCACGCTGTCGCCGATGCCGAGGTGGTCGCCTCCCTCGCGCTGCTTGCGAACGCCGTGGGGTCCGTCGGTGAGGTAGATCGCGGGGATGCCGACACGATCGACCCCCTTCGACTCCCAGAAACTCGCGCCGCTGGTGAGCGACGCCTTCTCTTCTGTGGTCAGCGCGTCTGCGCGAGGAAGCGTGGTGGCCATGATTCTCCTTCGATACGGTCGCGAATACCTTACATCACTCGGTTTTTGTGTGGCTGGGTGCTTGCTCATAAAACAGGAGATCGTGTGACAGGAGTGACGGATGCGGTCCAAACGGCCCGGATCCGGCCACTTTCGCCCCATCCGTCACACGATCTCCTGTTTTATGAACGCCCCCGCAGCAGCGAAACGCGGAACTCGCGCAGCTCCCCGCGGGCGAACCCTTCTGCCACGACCGGATCCTCGGCCATGATCCGCTCGGCCGCGGCCCTGTCGGGCGCCTCGAAGATCGTGATCCCCGTGTTGACGGACCCGAGCGTCGGGCCGGCCAGCACCAGGTCGCCGTCGGCGAGCATCCGCTTGAGCCGTGCGAAGTGGCGCTCCCACGCCTCGTCTTCGGCCTCCGTCATCGTCTCTGCGAAGTCCTCGCGCGGCGGATGGATGAAGTACACCCAATCACTCACGGCGTCGCCCCGGACGTGCCGCCGTCGCCATCGGTGTCGGGCTCGACCGCCGGCGTCGGCCTGGTCGGCGTCCCCGCCAGCGGCCGGTCATGGCTGGGCGCTGCGGCCTCCGGCGTGACCGGCGTGACCACGTGCTGGTTGCGGATGCCCGCGAAGGAGACGATTCCGCCGGCGATGAACAGCAGGGAGACCACGAACACCACGCGATGGAACGCGTCGACGTCGAGCACCGCCCCGACGATCGCCCCGGCACACGCCACCGCGATGAGGCCGGCGACGCGGGACACGGCGTTGTTGATCGCCGAGCCGATCCCGCTCTGCGCCGGACTGATCGAGCCGAGGATCGCTGCGGTCAGCGGCGCGACGGTCACCGACAGTCCGAGCCCGAAGAGCAGGATGCCCGGCAGCAGTTGCGTCCAGAAGTTGACGGGATCGGTCGTCGTCAGCATCAGCAGGAAGCCCGCTCCGATGATGAGGGGACCTGCGGTCATGAAGAGTCGCGGCCCGTGTTTGCCGGCGAGCGAACCGAACAGGGTCGAGAGCGAGATCGACAGGATGGCGAGCGGGATGGTCGCGAGTCCGGCCGCGAACGCCGTGAACCCGGCGACCTCCTGCAGGAAGATCGTGATGATGAACTGGCCGAGCGCGAGGCCGGCGTAGATCGCGGCGGTTGCGATGTTGCCGAAGCCGAAGTTGCGAACGCGGAACAGCCCGAGCGGCATCATCGGATGCTGCACGCGCGTCTCCCACCAGAGGAACGCCCCGAAGCAGGCCAGGCCGAGGATCAGCGGAAGGTAGACGACCGGGCTGCTCCAGCCGAGCCTGCCCTGCTCGATGAGCGCGAAGACCGGGCCGGCCAGACCGAGCGAGGCGAGGACGGCGCCGATCACGTCGATCCGCGTGCCGCTTCCGCCGTGGCCGGACGACGGGATGCGCGCGAGCAGCACCAGCG
It encodes the following:
- a CDS encoding glycoside hydrolase family 3 C-terminal domain-containing protein, which produces MATTLPRADALTTEEKASLTSGASFWESKGVDRVGIPAIYLTDGPHGVRKQREGGDHLGIGDSVPATCFPPAVALGSTWDPQLLERVGNALGDEAKAEGVGVLLGPGINIKRSPLCGRNFEYLSEDPILSGRLGAALVDGLQARGVGASLKHFAANNQETDRMRVSADIDERPLREIYLRGFQHVVEHAQPWTVMCSYNRINGVYASENPWLLTSVLRDEWGFDGLVVSDWGAVNNRVDALVAGLDLEMPSSNGVTDALLVAAVASGELDESVLDTGANRVIDLIEKAVNGADASADYDRDVHHALAREAAGRSIVLLTNDGILPIDPTSGAKVAVIGEFARTPRYQGAGSSQIVPTRLDNALDEFRALAGSTDVTFAPGYALGGADDAGLLDEAVAVAAAADVAVVFVGLPGEDESEGFDRDHLEIPAAQTALLEAVLAANARVAVVLSNGGVVRLSGWAGRASAIVEGWLLGQAGGGAIADVLVGAVNPSGRLAETIPVRLEDTPAYLDFPGEAGHVRYGEGLFVGYRYYDSRDAAVDFAFGHGLSYTTFEYSGVSAVQSEVGLEVTLTIANTGARDGREVAQVYVGVPGSDAVRPVRELKGFASVEVAAGASREVTIVIPSEDLAYFDIESGSWIVESGDYVVSVGASSRDLRAEVVVAVTGDAGLAELKLDSTLGEWLKHPIGGQFLGAAFAQSAGSEMGAMLADPAMLRMAESMPLNRVAAFPGSPITSEMLDQLVGAVNAQVHAAS
- a CDS encoding YciI family protein — encoded protein: MSDWVYFIHPPREDFAETMTEAEDEAWERHFARLKRMLADGDLVLAGPTLGSVNTGITIFEAPDRAAAERIMAEDPVVAEGFARGELREFRVSLLRGRS
- a CDS encoding DHA2 family efflux MFS transporter permease subunit, whose amino-acid sequence is MKGNPRTVLIVAILASFVAFLDGSIVNVALPAITRELGGGIETQQWVVDAYLLTLGSLILVAGSISDTFGRVGVLRAGLVIFGLASVACAIAPSSLVLIIARAVQGAGAALLVPSSLAMITATFAGAARAKAIGAWTAWTGLAFVLGPLLGGFFVDTLSWRWVFAVNVLPIAVTLVLLARIPSSGHGGSGTRIDVIGAVLASLGLAGPVFALIEQGRLGWSSPVVYLPLILGLACFGAFLWWETRVQHPMMPLGLFRVRNFGFGNIATAAIYAGLALGQFIITIFLQEVAGFTAFAAGLATIPLAILSISLSTLFGSLAGKHGPRLFMTAGPLIIGAGFLLMLTTTDPVNFWTQLLPGILLFGLGLSVTVAPLTAAILGSISPAQSGIGSAINNAVSRVAGLIAVACAGAIVGAVLDVDAFHRVVFVVSLLFIAGGIVSFAGIRNQHVVTPVTPEAAAPSHDRPLAGTPTRPTPAVEPDTDGDGGTSGATP